DNA from Musa acuminata AAA Group cultivar baxijiao chromosome BXJ1-5, Cavendish_Baxijiao_AAA, whole genome shotgun sequence:
TCTATTTGTCTGGCTTTCATCTGTCTATGATATTTATCTACACTGTGGTCTTTCCCTGTCCACCCATGCTATAAATGTTTGTCCTTGTATTAATTAACTGATGATCTGTGTTTGCTGAAATAATCTTTATTGTGATTGAATCTCTTGCTGCTGCATAATGGCCAACATTGGCATTGTTTTTGACTAGTCTAAATTAAATAGCTCCTTCATCTCTCACTGAATTTGGATCAACACTGGTGGTAATATGCAGGTAGCGTATATAAACAGGTACTATGGGAAGGCTCATTTTGTGAGATAGACTCGGTCTCCAATCCTTGCGACGGTGACGGTGAGCTCAACTGTCAGACCTTACAAAACAACAGGGCTTATAGTTTGAGCTGGTACTGATGTTAGCAACTTGTTTCTTAAGATCAATGCCGGTTTGCACCGAGGAAACTAAGGTCCGACCCTCAACTACTACTACATTGAGTGAAGATATATTGTAAGTTCAGGATCTTAGTTGAAGTTTTGTTTGATTACTGTGTCGGTCCAAATGTTACTGTTTTTGGTTCAGCAGAAAGTGATATAGGAACAAAGAACAGCCTGTATAATGTTGATAGATGGAGAACCTTGTATTATTGTGGGATGGGAGTACTAAAGCTAACgccaagtcttttttttttgtcatttacttTCTTTGTTATCATAAAGATTTTGATTGATTGACGCTTTGTGTGTTCATTAATTTATcacatttatataattaattgggGTTGAAAAAAAGTGTGCGCAGGGTGATGCAAAGTTGATAGATGGCCGAAAACCACCGACCGACCTCGACTCTGCTGAAGCCTCCGCGTGCGATTGCCCAAGTAAGCTTCTCTTCAGTTTGACAAGAATTATATGTTTTAAGATGATCATTGATCCTTGCTTCAATATTTCTCCACACACTCGCAACTCCATGAAGGGAAGAGATGtatcacccctctctctctctctctctctctctctctctctctctctaaattttCGAAAACTTGCTAGTAGACAGTCTTTGAGATATTCACATAATATTGATTGCATCGACATAGCCACATTCATTCGCTGGACGTATATAGAGTATAACATCAGATGTGTACAACCTCTCAGTCCGTTTTAAACTGCAACACGATAGAAACATAAAGTGGCAGTATATACTGTTATCCCTAGTAGGAGTTATAAAAAGATATCTAACCATTCGATCAATCGTGAATATCTGACTTGAGATAGGAGTCTTTAGATGCGAACAAGTTGGGGTATGAGAGATATGGTTCATCCTCACTAACAGGTGAGCTTTGAGGTTCATGAGATCTATGAGTTGGTGAATCCCATATCTGGCCCTGTCCATAGTCAGTACTTTTCTCATTATTGCCGAAAGAATACTGTTGATGATGGAAGATCGGATTTGCCAAATCCGTTTGTTCTTCAAAGCCTTCGCCGTGAGATTCATTTCCACTATTTTCTGATTTTGCGAGGAGATCAGTAAGTCTAACCTGAGCAAGGTTTGCAGCTGCTCGTGCTGCAATAGCTGCATGTTCTGCGGTTTCAGCTGCAGACTGGGCAGCAGTTAACACATCCTGTAAGTCCACATCTATCTCACATTTTGCCCTGGAAGAGAAGGATGGATGAGAGGAAGCTGGTTCATTTTGAGCCTGATAGTCTGAAAAAGAAGACAATGGTGGTGGAGGAAGAACACATTCACCTCCATTTGGAGATGGTGATATTGAATATGGTGTTGGTGGGGAGGGGGCTGGCTGACTTGTAGAAGAGAGCGATGCAGGATCAGAAAACTCATTTTGCTTTGGAGGggcagaaaaagaagaaagaggtgGGGGGCTAAGAAATGGGATGAATTGTTTGTTTGCCGTGAGAACAGCATTGGATTGATTTGGTGAGGAAGTACTTGATGGCTCTGTGTCACTTACAGCAGGTTCCACAGGTGGAACTTGTGCCATATCCTCACTTGGAATAGACTTGGTAACCTCAGGATGACCAAATCCAAGGTCATGGGCAGCAGAAGGTGGTCGACTTGAGACATTCCCTAACGCTGATGGGACATCTATAGTTGCCCGAACCGAATCCTTCGGAACTTGAGGAAGATCCAAGGAATCTAAATCTGCATCCGAACCAGGTTCAATGTGAGACTCATCTGTATGGTCGGAAGATAATgcatcatcatgttcatcatgtttctGTGGCAGAAGAGGCAATGACGATCCATTTGTGACATGGTTTGGTCCATTCTGAGGCAAAACAAGTATGATATTAGACGATGAAGAATATGACTTTAACCATAAAGTATAATAGCCTTGACTGACCAATAAATCCTCGTGCGGCTTGCGGAACTCGTTTTCGGTGACAGACGGATCCCAATCTAACTCATGTTGCTCGGCAATTTCCTTTAACAACTTCATTTTTGTTTCAACTGAAGGAACCCGAATCGACAGCAGTTCAATTACCTACAATAAACAATAATGTATCAAAAGGAATGTCTCGCTAGTTCTATCATTTTGCCTCCTCCCCATGACCAGTAGAATCCAGCAACTAATTCTTTTGGTTGTTAATGTTACCTGGCGATTAACTCCACAATCTGGCAAGAGATAAGTTGCTGCTGTCGCAAATTCCTTGCCATATTTAGCAGCAAATAACATTTGCACCTGCTGAAGTTCAGGCAGGTCCGCACATCTCGGTGCAGCAAAACAAATAGTGGAAATTGCTTCTTTCAAGTCTAAAGGACATTCCCTGAAAAATTGCAGTACAGAACTTAAGCCTCAGAAGAAAGGGCTAATAGTTGGGGTCTAAATCTAATAAGACTTGAGAATAAAACAAGTCATACAAACACTTGAGGGGGATATACTAAAAAATACAAGATAGGATAATAAAATCAGTCGTATTTCAAATTATATTCTGGACGCCAAGATCGTCTATGAAACATGAAAAATCAAGGTGATAAGAGATCACTGTAACATGCGATGAGACGAGAATAAGCACCGAAAAGGGTATGCTTTTACAGATGAATTTCCTCTTTCAAAATGGAAAATATGCTCGTAAAGGAtcagttaaaaaaattaaaaattgagtgATTAAAATAAACCGCCCAACACAAAACTATATGAAGCTGCGGATTAGGGAAATCGGAAAGCTTGATAGGGAACTTGAAAGTCTTTTCATAAATGATCTTATTCCTGGACACCGACACAATTGGGGAAGAATGTTTGGTTATGAGATTAAAATAAAACAGCCCACGGGCACCCAACACAAAATCAAGAATATTTGGTTGTAAATGATTACTTGTTATTATTAGGTCCATACTTAAAATATCTTATGCTTTTACAGATAATTTTACAAAGCAAGAAAATCCGGGAAGATGAGAGACGTCTTATGTTTTTTCCCCCACCCAGATGAAGATTTATTGACCAACAGTTCTCTGCAGCATTGCAGAAAGATTAAGATAtttcaaataatatatatttgttaAATCCAAGGCCATTTCCTCCAAACAACTAAATTCTcaagaaaatataatttttttttattttgcaatAACAAACATTCGAATTTACTGATAGTCACTGAGATTAAACTAAttgacaagaaacaaaagatataaaatttcaacTTCATGTGCTGAGAATAAATCTTGAAAAAATGTGCAACTGTATTATCATGCTAGAGCTAGGTTAATAAGAAAGCTGTGCCATTATACTGCTCACAACTAATTCTATCTAAAAATCTTTTTCCATGAACAACACTAATGTTTCTGCATTTACCTAGACCTAGACAAAGGAGTGGAAAACTTGGAGCCAACTTGGACAGGTGAAAACTTATACGTAAATGGTTACTTTGTCTCAAAGCCAGTGGATCAGAAGAGGAAACCTCAGAAGAGTAAGAGTAGCAAAGGAGAGGGATGTGTCTCATGAGATTTAGATGGGAATTTACATACGATGTATAAGCTCTGATGATGGATGGCCCATCCGAATGCATATCCAATGGTCTCCCATGGATCACACAACACAGACAAACAAGACACAAAATAAAGAAGTGTTTGTCATTACGGTGGCATGCATTCAGAGGAGAGGATTTTGCAACCCCAAAATAATTGGGAGTTTATGGCTTGTTGTTCGAAGCAATTCATTGTCAGTATTCTCAGTTCAAATCCATGACAAACAGAAAAGCTTCAAAACATTAGAATAGGGTACGCATATAGAGCAAGAATCAAAATGGATGAATATTAGAATAGGGTACGCATATAGAGCGCATATAGAGATATTAATTCCATTCTGACTTTCTAGTATATTCATTCAACCTATTAGTATCATTCGACTTAATCAATTCTTCGCTATCATTCAAAGGGTAAATCAAAGAAGAGCCTCCATTCCTCTGGAACAAAAGAATGGGGTATAATCCTAAGGTGAGTTCTCCCACTCCTTTAATACCCCTAATGAATGCCCATTTAAGGTCTTTTGACTTCCATTCAATACAGTAAAGGGGGATCCAAACTCATT
Protein-coding regions in this window:
- the LOC108952924 gene encoding uncharacterized protein LOC108952924 isoform X3, whose protein sequence is MRKDIAKLLEDGQEATARIRVEHIIREENMMAAQEILELFCELIAVRLPIIESQRECPLDLKEAISTICFAAPRCADLPELQQVQMLFAAKYGKEFATAATYLLPDCGVNRQVIELLSIRVPSVETKMKLLKEIAEQHELDWDPSVTENEFRKPHEDLLNGPNHVTNGSSLPLLPQKHDEHDDALSSDHTDESHIEPGSDADLDSLDLPQVPKDSVRATIDVPSALGNVSSRPPSAAHDLGFGHPEVTKSIPSEDMAQVPPVEPAVSDTEPSSTSSPNQSNAVLTANKQFIPFLSPPPLSSFSAPPKQNEFSDPASLSSTSQPAPSPPTPYSISPSPNGGECVLPPPPLSSFSDYQAQNEPASSHPSFSSRAKCEIDVDLQDVLTAAQSAAETAEHAAIAARAAANLAQVRLTDLLAKSENSGNESHGEGFEEQTDLANPIFHHQQYSFGNNEKSTDYGQGQIWDSPTHRSHEPQSSPVSEDEPYLSYPNLFASKDSYLKSDIHD
- the LOC108952924 gene encoding uncharacterized protein LOC108952924 isoform X2: MSMLDAFFNKGFRGAKCKTLLKLTIPRIRLLRNRREIQLKQMRKDIAKLLEDGQEATARIRVEHIIREENMMAAQEILELFCELIAVRLPIIESQRECPLDLKEAISTICFAAPRCADLPELQQVQMLFAAKYGKEFATAATYLLPDCGVNRQVIELLSIRVPSVETKMKLLKEIAEQHELDWDPSVTENEFRKPHEDLLKHDEHDDALSSDHTDESHIEPGSDADLDSLDLPQVPKDSVRATIDVPSALGNVSSRPPSAAHDLGFGHPEVTKSIPSEDMAQVPPVEPAVSDTEPSSTSSPNQSNAVLTANKQFIPFLSPPPLSSFSAPPKQNEFSDPASLSSTSQPAPSPPTPYSISPSPNGGECVLPPPPLSSFSDYQAQNEPASSHPSFSSRAKCEIDVDLQDVLTAAQSAAETAEHAAIAARAAANLAQVRLTDLLAKSENSGNESHGEGFEEQTDLANPIFHHQQYSFGNNEKSTDYGQGQIWDSPTHRSHEPQSSPVSEDEPYLSYPNLFASKDSYLKSDIHD
- the LOC108952924 gene encoding uncharacterized protein LOC108952924 isoform X1, producing MSMLDAFFNKGFRGAKCKTLLKLTIPRIRLLRNRREIQLKQMRKDIAKLLEDGQEATARIRVEHIIREENMMAAQEILELFCELIAVRLPIIESQRECPLDLKEAISTICFAAPRCADLPELQQVQMLFAAKYGKEFATAATYLLPDCGVNRQVIELLSIRVPSVETKMKLLKEIAEQHELDWDPSVTENEFRKPHEDLLNGPNHVTNGSSLPLLPQKHDEHDDALSSDHTDESHIEPGSDADLDSLDLPQVPKDSVRATIDVPSALGNVSSRPPSAAHDLGFGHPEVTKSIPSEDMAQVPPVEPAVSDTEPSSTSSPNQSNAVLTANKQFIPFLSPPPLSSFSAPPKQNEFSDPASLSSTSQPAPSPPTPYSISPSPNGGECVLPPPPLSSFSDYQAQNEPASSHPSFSSRAKCEIDVDLQDVLTAAQSAAETAEHAAIAARAAANLAQVRLTDLLAKSENSGNESHGEGFEEQTDLANPIFHHQQYSFGNNEKSTDYGQGQIWDSPTHRSHEPQSSPVSEDEPYLSYPNLFASKDSYLKSDIHD